A single Callithrix jacchus isolate 240 chromosome 4, calJac240_pri, whole genome shotgun sequence DNA region contains:
- the CLPSL2 gene encoding colipase-like protein 2 isoform X1 has product MAAALALVAGILAGILAGVLAEAGLPRWSALPHFKKVSWERTQPAATAVRVAPQPGQPRRERVSQTDASTTLSASVAAASWTWIRVEPSVPPGPEEP; this is encoded by the exons ATGGCCGCAGCCCTGGCGCTGGTGGCGGGGATCCTGGCGGGGATCCTGGCGGGGGTCCTGGCGGAGGCGGGGCTGCCGCGCTGGAGCGCGCTTCCGCACTTTAAAAAGGTGAGCTGGGAGCGCACCCAGCCCGCCGCGACAGCAGTGAGGGTGGCCCCGCAGCCCGGGCAGCCTCGGAGGGAGAG AGTATCACAGACAGATGCTTCCACCACTCTGAGTGCTTCAGTGGCTGCTGCCTCCTGGACTTGGATTCGGGTGGAGCCTTCTGTGCCCCCAGGGCCAGAAGAACCATGA
- the CLPSL2 gene encoding colipase-like protein 2 isoform X2, producing the protein MAAALALVAGILAGILAGVLAEAGLPRWSALPHFKKSITDRCFHHSECFSGCCLLDLDSGGAFCAPRARRTMICLPQTKGAVNIICPCRVGLTCISEDLMCSRRCHII; encoded by the exons ATGGCCGCAGCCCTGGCGCTGGTGGCGGGGATCCTGGCGGGGATCCTGGCGGGGGTCCTGGCGGAGGCGGGGCTGCCGCGCTGGAGCGCGCTTCCGCACTTTAAAAAG AGTATCACAGACAGATGCTTCCACCACTCTGAGTGCTTCAGTGGCTGCTGCCTCCTGGACTTGGATTCGGGTGGAGCCTTCTGTGCCCCCAGGGCCAGAAGAACCATGATCTGCTTGCCCCAG ACCAAGGGAGCCGTCAACATCATCTGCCCTTGCCGAGTGGGCTTGACGTGCATATCTGAGGACTTGATGTGTTCCCGCCGGTGCCATATCATTTAG
- the CLPSL1 gene encoding colipase-like protein 1, with the protein MMLPQWLLLLLLPSFLLVLTRGSFSPTNKLLDLKEFCQRNQDCKSGCCRQAPNTCEAHCTEKGSESSLCQVQAYFGQYRECPCQRNLTCAYPKNAKWLSITYGFCQKVEKKTLARRMFF; encoded by the exons ATGATGCTACCCCagtggctgctgctgctccttctcccctcctttctcttAGTCCTCACCAGGGGTTCATTTTCTCCAACAAACAAGCTTTTG GATCTCAAGGAGTTTTGCCAACGGAATCAGGATTGCAAGTCTGGGTGCTGCCGACAGGCTCCAAACACCTGCGAGGCGCACTGCACGGAGAAGGGGTCCGAGAGCAGCTTGTGTCAAGTGCAG GCATACTTTGGCCAATATAGAGAGTGTCCCTGCCAGCGGAACCTGACTTGCGCATATCCTAAGAATGCGAAATGGCTTAGCATCACCTATGGCTTTTGTCAGAAAGTTGAAAAGAAGACGTTGGCCCGCAGAATGTTCTTCTAG
- the CLPS gene encoding colipase, with the protein MEKILILLLVALSVASAAPDPRGLVIHLEEGELCLNSAQCKSKCCHHTSALSLARCAPLASENSECSPKTLYGVYYKCPCERGLTCEADKTITGTITNTNFGVCHDAGRSKQ; encoded by the exons ATGGAGAAGATCCTGATCCTCCTGCTCGTTGCCCTCTCAGTGGCCTCTGCGGCTCCTGACCCCCGGGGGCTTGTTATACACCTG GAGGAAGGTGAGCTCTGCCTGAATAGTGCCCAGTGCAAGAGCAAATGCTGCCACCACACGAGCGCGTTGAGCCTGGCCCGCTGCGCACCCCTGGCCAGTGAGAACAGCGAGTGCTCTCCCAAG ACGCTCTACGGGGTTTACTACAAGTGTCCCTGTGAGCGTGGCCTGACCTGTGAGGCAGACAAGACCATCACGGGTACCATCACCAACACCAACTTTGGCGTCTGCCACGACGCTGGACGCTCCAAGCAGTGA